The Leclercia sp. S52 genome has a segment encoding these proteins:
- the leuB gene encoding 3-isopropylmalate dehydrogenase has translation MSKNYHIAVLPGDGIGPEVMAQALKVLEAIRTRFAMKITTSHYDVGGIAIDNHGTPLPQATVTGCENADAVLFGSVGGPKWEHLPPAEQPERGALLPLRKHFKLFSNLRPAKLYQGLEEFCPLRADIAANGFDILCVRELTGGIYFGQPKGREGSGQHEKAFDTEVYHRFEIERIARIAFESARKRGHKVTSIDKANVLQSSILWREIVNEIAREYPDVQLSHMYIDNATMQLIKDPSQFDVLLCSNLFGDILSDECAMITGSMGMLPSASLNEEGFGLYEPAGGSAPDIAGKNIANPIAQILSLALLLRYSLDANDAATAIESAINRALEEGIRTGDLARGAAAVTTDEMGDIIARYVAEGV, from the coding sequence ATGTCGAAGAATTACCATATTGCTGTGTTACCGGGCGACGGAATTGGCCCCGAAGTTATGGCACAGGCGCTGAAGGTTCTGGAAGCGATCCGCACCCGTTTTGCGATGAAAATTACCACCAGCCACTACGATGTGGGCGGTATCGCCATCGATAATCACGGCACGCCGTTGCCGCAGGCGACCGTGACCGGCTGTGAGAATGCCGACGCGGTGCTGTTTGGCTCCGTGGGTGGCCCGAAATGGGAACACCTGCCGCCGGCCGAACAGCCAGAGCGCGGCGCGCTGCTGCCGTTGCGTAAACATTTCAAGCTGTTCAGCAACCTGCGTCCGGCGAAGCTGTACCAGGGGCTGGAAGAGTTTTGCCCGCTGCGCGCCGATATCGCCGCCAACGGTTTCGACATTCTGTGCGTTCGCGAGCTGACCGGCGGCATCTACTTTGGTCAGCCGAAGGGCCGTGAAGGTAGCGGTCAGCACGAAAAAGCCTTTGATACTGAGGTGTATCACCGTTTTGAGATCGAGCGTATCGCCCGTATCGCGTTCGAATCGGCCCGCAAGCGCGGCCATAAAGTCACCTCGATCGATAAAGCGAACGTGCTGCAATCCTCGATCCTGTGGCGTGAAATCGTCAACGAAATCGCCCGGGAATACCCGGACGTGCAGCTGTCGCATATGTATATCGACAATGCCACCATGCAGCTGATTAAAGATCCGTCCCAGTTCGACGTGCTGCTGTGCTCCAACCTGTTCGGTGACATTCTCTCTGACGAGTGCGCGATGATCACCGGCTCGATGGGTATGCTGCCGTCCGCCAGCCTGAATGAAGAAGGCTTTGGCCTGTACGAACCGGCAGGCGGCTCGGCACCAGATATCGCGGGCAAGAACATTGCTAACCCGATTGCGCAGATCCTCTCCCTGGCGCTGTTGCTGCGCTACAGCCTGGATGCCAACGACGCAGCCACGGCGATTGAAAGCGCCATCAACCGTGCGCTGGAAGAAGGCATTCGCACCGGTGATCTGGCCCGTGGCGCTGCTGCTGTTACTACCGATGAAATGGGTGACATCATCGCCCGCTATGTCGCTGAAGGGGTGTAA
- the leuC gene encoding 3-isopropylmalate dehydratase large subunit has translation MAKTLYEKLFDAHVVFEAPNETPLLYIDRHLVHEVTSPQAFDGLRAHHRPVRQPGKTFATMDHNVSTQTKDINASGEMARIQMQELIKNCNEFGVELYDLNHPYQGIVHVMGPEQGITLPGMTIVCGDSHTATHGAFGALAFGIGTSEVEHVLATQTLKQGRAKTMKIEVTGQAAPGITAKDIVLAIIGKTGSAGGTGHVVEFCGSAIQALSMEGRMTLCNMAIEMGAKAGLVAPDEITFAYVKDRLHAPKGQHYDDAVAYWKTLKTDDGAQFDTVVTLQAEAIAPQVTWGTNPGQVISVNDSIPDPASFADPVERASAEKALAYMGLKPGVPLTDVAIDKVFIGSCTNSRIEDLRAAAEVAKGRKVAPGVQALVVPGSGPVKAQAEAEGLDKIFIEAGFEWRLPGCSMCLAMNNDRLNPGERCASTSNRNFEGRQGRGGRTHLVSPAMAAAAAVTGHFADIRSLK, from the coding sequence ATGGCGAAGACGTTGTACGAAAAATTGTTTGATGCGCACGTGGTCTTCGAAGCACCGAATGAAACCCCACTGCTCTATATCGATCGTCACCTGGTGCACGAAGTGACCTCGCCGCAGGCGTTTGATGGCCTGCGTGCGCATCATCGTCCGGTGCGTCAGCCAGGCAAAACCTTTGCGACGATGGACCATAACGTCTCGACGCAGACCAAAGATATCAACGCCTCCGGCGAGATGGCGCGCATTCAGATGCAGGAGCTGATCAAGAACTGCAACGAGTTTGGCGTCGAACTGTACGACCTGAACCACCCCTATCAGGGCATTGTTCACGTGATGGGTCCAGAGCAGGGTATCACCCTGCCGGGGATGACCATCGTCTGCGGCGACTCCCATACCGCCACCCACGGCGCCTTTGGCGCGCTGGCGTTCGGGATCGGCACCTCTGAAGTGGAACACGTGCTGGCGACGCAGACCCTGAAACAGGGCCGTGCGAAGACCATGAAGATTGAAGTCACCGGCCAGGCAGCGCCGGGCATCACTGCCAAAGACATCGTGCTGGCGATCATCGGTAAAACCGGCAGCGCCGGCGGCACCGGCCATGTGGTGGAGTTCTGCGGCAGCGCGATCCAGGCCCTGAGCATGGAAGGTCGTATGACCCTGTGCAACATGGCCATTGAAATGGGCGCAAAAGCCGGTCTGGTTGCCCCGGATGAGATCACCTTCGCCTATGTGAAGGATCGTCTGCATGCCCCGAAAGGCCAGCACTACGACGATGCGGTCGCTTACTGGAAAACCCTGAAAACGGACGATGGCGCGCAGTTTGACACCGTGGTGACCCTGCAGGCCGAGGCCATCGCGCCACAGGTCACCTGGGGTACTAACCCAGGTCAGGTGATCTCCGTTAACGACAGCATTCCTGACCCGGCCTCGTTCGCCGATCCGGTTGAGCGCGCCAGCGCAGAGAAGGCGCTGGCCTATATGGGGCTGAAACCGGGCGTGCCCTTGACCGACGTGGCGATTGATAAAGTGTTTATCGGTTCCTGCACCAACTCGCGTATCGAAGATTTGCGCGCGGCAGCAGAAGTGGCGAAAGGCCGTAAAGTGGCCCCGGGCGTGCAGGCGCTGGTGGTGCCAGGCTCCGGCCCGGTAAAAGCGCAGGCCGAAGCCGAAGGTCTGGATAAGATTTTCATTGAAGCAGGTTTCGAATGGCGTCTGCCAGGCTGCTCCATGTGTCTGGCCATGAACAACGACCGCCTGAATCCGGGTGAGCGTTGCGCCTCTACCAGCAACCGTAACTTTGAAGGTCGTCAGGGGCGCGGCGGACGCACGCATCTGGTGAGCCCGGCGATGGCCGCGGCAGCCGCAGTGACCGGCCATTTTGCCGATATTCGCAGCCTGAAATAA
- the leuA gene encoding 2-isopropylmalate synthase: MSQQVIIFDTTLRDGEQALQASLSVKEKLQIALALERMGVDVMEVGFPVSSPGDFESVQTIARTIKNSRVCALARCVEKDIDVAAESLKVAEAFRIHTFIATSPMHIATKLRSTLDEVIERSIYMVKRARNYTDDVEFSCEDAGRTPIEDLARVVEAAIRAGATTINIPDTVGYTMPFEFSNIITGLYERVPNIDKAIISVHTHDDLGLAVGNAIAAVHAGARQVEGAMNGIGERAGNCSLEEVIMAIKVRKDIMNVQTRINHHEIWRTSQTVSQICNMPVPANKAIVGTGAFAHSSGIHQDGVLKNRENYEIMTPESIGLNQVQLNLTSRSGRAAVKHRMEEMGYKETDYNMDHLYDAFLKLADKKGQVFDYDLEALAFINKQQEEPEHFRLDYFSVQSGSSDIATASVKLACGEEIKAEAANGNGPVDAIYQAINRVTEYDVELVKYDLTAKGQGKNALGQVDIVVNYNGRRFHGVGLATDIVESSAKAMVHVLNNIWRAAEVEKELQRKAQNKENNKETV, translated from the coding sequence ATGAGCCAGCAAGTCATTATTTTCGATACGACCTTACGTGACGGTGAACAGGCATTACAGGCAAGCCTGAGCGTTAAAGAGAAATTGCAGATTGCTCTGGCCCTTGAACGTATGGGCGTAGATGTAATGGAGGTGGGCTTCCCGGTCTCTTCTCCGGGTGATTTTGAATCCGTTCAGACCATTGCCCGCACCATCAAAAACAGCCGTGTGTGCGCCCTGGCCCGCTGCGTCGAGAAGGACATCGATGTGGCCGCTGAGTCGCTGAAAGTCGCTGAAGCCTTCCGAATTCATACCTTTATTGCTACCTCGCCAATGCACATCGCCACCAAGCTGCGCAGCACGCTGGATGAGGTGATTGAGCGTTCCATTTATATGGTAAAACGCGCCCGTAATTACACCGACGACGTTGAGTTCTCCTGCGAAGACGCAGGCCGTACGCCGATTGAAGATTTAGCCCGTGTGGTTGAAGCGGCGATCCGTGCCGGTGCCACCACCATTAACATCCCGGACACCGTCGGCTACACCATGCCGTTCGAGTTCTCCAACATCATTACCGGGCTGTATGAGCGAGTGCCTAACATTGATAAAGCGATTATCTCCGTTCACACCCATGACGATTTGGGCCTGGCGGTGGGTAACGCGATCGCAGCCGTCCACGCCGGTGCGCGTCAGGTTGAAGGCGCCATGAACGGTATCGGTGAGCGCGCGGGCAACTGTTCGCTGGAAGAAGTGATCATGGCGATCAAAGTGCGCAAAGACATCATGAATGTGCAGACCCGCATTAATCACCACGAAATCTGGCGCACCAGCCAGACCGTCAGCCAGATCTGCAACATGCCGGTCCCGGCGAACAAAGCGATTGTCGGCACCGGGGCCTTTGCCCACTCCTCCGGTATCCACCAGGACGGCGTGCTGAAGAACCGCGAAAACTACGAGATCATGACCCCGGAATCTATCGGTCTGAACCAGGTGCAGTTGAACCTGACCTCCCGCTCTGGCCGTGCCGCGGTAAAACACCGCATGGAAGAGATGGGTTATAAAGAGACCGACTACAACATGGATCACCTGTACGACGCCTTCCTGAAGCTGGCTGATAAGAAAGGTCAGGTCTTCGATTACGATCTGGAAGCGCTGGCGTTTATCAACAAGCAGCAGGAAGAGCCAGAGCATTTCCGTCTGGACTACTTCAGCGTGCAGTCAGGTTCAAGCGATATCGCCACCGCCTCCGTTAAGCTGGCCTGCGGCGAGGAGATCAAAGCCGAAGCCGCTAACGGTAACGGTCCGGTCGATGCCATCTACCAGGCCATTAACCGCGTCACCGAGTACGACGTTGAGCTGGTTAAATATGACCTGACGGCCAAAGGACAGGGTAAAAACGCGCTGGGCCAGGTTGATATCGTGGTCAACTATAACGGCCGCCGCTTCCACGGCGTGGGGCTGGCGACCGATATCGTCGAATCCTCCGCCAAAGCGATGGTTCACGTCCTGAACAACATCTGGCGCGCCGCCGAAGTGGAAAAAGAGTTGCAACGCAAAGCTCAGAATAAAGAGAACAATAAGGAAACCGTGTAA
- the leuO gene encoding transcriptional regulator LeuO has protein sequence MSEEKSEKPAAFDGAKPQLRTVDLNLLTVFDAVMQEQNITRAAQSLGMSQPAVSNAVARLKVMFNDELFVRYGRGIQPTARAFQLFASVRQALQLVQNELPGSGFDSSSSERIFHLCVCSPLDNYLTSLIYNKVEEVAPNIHLVFKSSLNQNTEHQLRYQETEFVIGYEEFRRPEFSCVPLFKDEMVLVTSKTHPRLHGALLESDIYREQHAVVALDRYASFSQPWYDTPDKQACVAYQGMAMVSVLNVVSQTQLVAIAPRWLVEEFAEPLNLRILPLPLNLNSRTCYLSWHEAAGRDKGHQWMEELLVSVCRR, from the coding sequence ATGTCTGAAGAAAAAAGTGAAAAACCGGCAGCATTCGACGGGGCAAAACCGCAGCTCCGTACGGTGGATCTGAATCTGTTAACGGTATTTGATGCGGTGATGCAGGAGCAAAATATCACGCGCGCAGCCCAGTCGCTGGGGATGTCACAGCCCGCCGTCAGTAATGCCGTCGCCAGGCTCAAGGTTATGTTTAATGACGAATTATTTGTACGCTATGGCCGTGGGATCCAGCCTACCGCGCGAGCTTTCCAGCTGTTTGCATCGGTGCGTCAGGCGCTGCAGTTGGTGCAGAATGAGCTGCCGGGCTCAGGGTTTGACTCCTCCAGCAGTGAGCGTATTTTCCATTTGTGCGTCTGCAGTCCTCTCGATAATTATCTGACCTCGCTTATTTATAATAAGGTTGAAGAGGTCGCACCTAATATTCATCTGGTGTTCAAGTCTTCCCTTAACCAGAATACGGAACATCAGCTGCGCTATCAGGAAACTGAGTTTGTGATTGGCTATGAAGAGTTCCGCCGTCCGGAATTTTCCTGCGTACCGTTATTCAAAGATGAAATGGTGCTGGTGACCAGTAAAACACACCCGCGCCTGCATGGTGCTCTGCTGGAGAGCGATATTTATCGTGAACAGCATGCGGTTGTCGCTCTCGATCGCTACGCCTCCTTTAGCCAGCCGTGGTACGACACCCCGGATAAGCAGGCCTGCGTGGCATATCAGGGAATGGCAATGGTCAGCGTATTAAATGTGGTCTCGCAAACGCAGCTGGTGGCCATTGCGCCGCGCTGGCTGGTGGAAGAGTTTGCCGAGCCGCTGAATCTACGGATATTACCGCTGCCGTTGAACCTTAACTCGCGTACGTGCTATCTCTCCTGGCATGAAGCCGCCGGCCGCGATAAAGGCCATCAGTGGATGGAAGAGCTGCTGGTGAGCGTCTGCCGCCGCTAA